A region of Anolis sagrei isolate rAnoSag1 chromosome 2, rAnoSag1.mat, whole genome shotgun sequence DNA encodes the following proteins:
- the LOC132765687 gene encoding von Willebrand factor A domain-containing protein 7-like: MLLLKNLPLLLCLSIASGFRPNHESGGIDPSDFTDTDITEMGVLRAVAWYMERNPLPGKPPMTPGQLENMKPLTATGLFKAYFQADVSPNRFVKALQEITSGNNLVEVLHMEDSSFFFYCEEITKSINQLRILRDSVLSGLKGHVNSSALESARLSAGKALHVLQKFYSNTNWAEMGNSKPYEYLLNTTSRAFPAAPASKTTCGNCVKESGGWYSCDQNLLVKDMLTSGYKLSTTCRTKPRGKCGHGGRNDVTQNFPPTGGINKETSDRELSPHYQLHKQAAELAIQATRNFFVGEGSGLLSQIGRDIFKKFFNLEGYTLAFAIDTTGSMSDDIHQVKTTCIEILREYAGSPDAPFNYVLVPFNDPDVGPVMKTNNVDEFEYYISRLRATGGGDCPEMSLTGLKLALQESLPRSKIFTFTDAGAKDAWLKDEVKVLIDSTGSEVNYALTGYCSSRKRRSVAGEETEASATSYANPYEELAAYSGGYYVMTSKSQLSQILGIMKLSLNAAPAKVAHSRMDGARFSFLVDETLTEISVSVKSLTSSGFSMTVLRPSGATSASTVVINTANHKVVEVSPIHEKGSWTVVVSPSGSYEVEIGGKSLMDFSYQIMQKQKEYVLPVQGRPVKGANYTFSMKVMGDAKGAEVHRLAYVSGQGIPIGSVALNQTSDAFGNILAVAPIILNAPTTLLIVEGLSPGGFPFSRVSAEPITTESVQILPLPGQNGTLSPGETLELSVVVVNDGPAASFSFKVLDDLGLMKSFRPTSSFLNGGENITLTATFMASGEDSSFASSIATFTAKSPTAQNYLKLPVTVIPETALETDETPPVSKLLDFYMPCVGKLQQKPVCSGHSWRMRFSAKDAESAVTVRVNANPTGLTCSSRGTDGDRDLICHYLSDCCSPYAEVLMSDENGNTETLTIDYRRPRPSTA, from the exons ATGCTGCTCCTCAAAAATCTCCCTCTGCTCCTCTGTCTGAGCATTGCGAGTGGATTCCGCCCCAATCATGAATCGGGTGGGATTGATCCAAGTGACTTCACGGATACTGATATTACGGAGATGGGGGTGCTTCGGGCCGTGGCGTGGTACATGGAGAGGAACCCTCTGCCCGGAAAACCACCCATGACCCCAGGACAGTTGGAAAATATGAAGCCACTGACTGCTACTGGACTTTTCAAGGCCTATTTTCAAG CTGATGTCTCCCCCAATCGCTTTGTGAAAGCCCTTCAAGAAATCACCTCTGGGAATAATCTTGTGGAGGTCCTCCACATGGAGGACAGCAGCTTCTTCTTCTACTGTGAGGAGATCACTAAAA GCATCAACCAACTCCGAATATTGAGGGACTCTGTGCTCTCTGGCCTCAAAGGCCATGTGAATTCGTCTGCTTTGGAGTCAGCTCGCCTGAGTGCTGGGAAAGCCCTCCATGTCCTCCAGAAATTCTACAGCAACACCAACTGGGctgaaatgggcaacagcaagcCTTATGAATATCTGT TAAACACAACCAGTCGGGCTTTTCCTGCGGCTCCAGCTTCCAAGACGACGTGTGGCAACTGTGTGAAAGAGTCAGG TGGCTGGTATTCGTGTGATCAAAACCTTCTAGTCAAAGACATGCTCACAAGCGGCTACAAGTTATCAACAACATGCAGGACCAAACCAAGAG GTAAATGTGGGCATGGTGGGAGAAATGATGTGACCCAGAATTTCCCTCCGACGGGTGGCATCAACAAAGAGACTTCGGATCGCGAACTTTCTCCACACTATCAGTTACACAAGCAAGCTGCTGAATTGGCCATACAAGCCACAAGAAACTTCTTTGTGGGAGAAG GTTCTGGCCTTCTAAGCCAGATTGGCCGTGATATTTTCAAAAAGTTCTTCAACTTGGAAGGTTACACCCTCGCCTTCGCAATAGACACAACCGGCAGTATGTCAGATGACATCCATCAGGTCAAAACCACCTGCATTGAAATCCTCCGAGAATATGCTGGCTCTCCTGATGCACCGTTTAACTATGTACTCGTGCCCTTCAATGACCCAG ATGTTGGACCTGTCATGAAGACCAATAACGTGGATGAGTTTGAGTACTATATCTCTCGTCTCCGTGCTACTGGGGGCGGTGACTGCCCAGAGATGTCATTAACTGGTTTGAAACTGGCACTGCAAGAGAGCTTGCCAAG ATCAAAGATCTTCACCTTTACTGATGCTGGGGCTAAAGATGCCTGGCTGAAGGATGAGGTTAAGGTCCTCATTGATTCTACTGGGTCTGAAGTGAACTATGCCCTCACTGGATATTGTTCCAGCCGCAAACGGAGAA GTGTTGCTGGAGAAGAAACTGAAGCCTCTGCCACAAGTTATGCTAATCCCTATGAAGAGCTGGCTGCCTATTCTGGTGGCTACTATGTGATGACCTCCAAAAGCCAGCTCTCCCAGATCCTAGGCATAATGAAGCTTTCCCTGAATGCTGCCCCAGCGAAGGTGGCTCATAGTCGCATGGATGGGGCGCGGTTCTCCTTTCTTGTCGATGAGACCCTCACAGAAATTAGTGTCTCTGTCAAGAGTTTAACCTCCTCTGGATTCAGCATGACTGTGTTGCGGCCTTCAG GTGCCACATCAGCCTCCACTGTTGTGATCAACACAGCCAACCACAAGGTTGTGGAGGTGTCCCCTATCCATGAGAAGGGTTCTTGGACTGTGGTGGTTTCTCCCAGTGGCTCCTATGAGGTGGAAATTGGGGGCAAGAGCTTGATGGACTTTTCTTACCAGATTATGCAAAAGCAGAAAGAGTATGTGCTCCCTGTCCAAGGGCGACCAGTAAAAG GCGCAAACTACACGTTCTCCATGAAGGTGATGGGAGATGCTAAAGGTGCTGAGGTCCACCGTCTGGCTTATGTTTCTGGTCAAGGAATCCCCATTGGCTCTGTGGCTTTGAATCAAACCTCTGATGCCTTTGGCAACATCTTGGCCGTCGCCCCAATTATCTTGAATGCTCCA ACAACCCTGCTGATCGTAGAAGGCCTCTCTCCAGGCGGGTTTCCTTTTTCACGAGTGAGTGCTGAACCCATCACGACGGAGTCGGTGCAGATCTTGCCCTTGCCGGGTCAAAATG GGACACTGTCACCCGGGGAGACCTTGGAGCTCTCTGTCGTGGTGGTGAATGATGGGCCAGCCGCTTCGTTCTCCTTCAAGGTCTTGGATGACTTGGGTCTCATGAAGAGCTTCAGGCCAACATCAAGCTTCTTAAATGGAGGAGAAAACATCACCCTCACTGCAACTTTCATGGCATCTGGAGAAGACAGTAGCTTTGCCTCCAG TATCGCAACATTCACTGCAAAGAGCCCAACAGCCCAGAACTACCTGAAGCTGCCTGTCACGGTCATTCCTGAGACAGCCCTG GAAACAGATGAGACCCCTCCGGTCTCCAAGCTGCTAGACTTCTACATGCCTTGCGTAGGCAAACTCCAGCAAAAGCCCGTCTGCTCTGGGCACAGTTGGCGCATGAGGTTTTCTGCCAAGGATGCTGAGAGTGCCGTCACTGTCCGAGTCAACGCAAATCCTACCGGTCTGACATGCAGCTCTCGAGGAACTGACGGCGACAGAGATCTTATCTGTCACTATCT GTCAGACTGCTGTTCTCCTTATGCAGAAGTCCTGATGAGTGATGAAAATGGGAACACAGAGACTCTCACAATAGACTACCGGCGCCCACGTCCCTCAACAGCCTAA